GAGGACGCGCTAGCAGGGGTCGCGTGATCCCCTCCGCCGTCGAGATCCTGTTGGGGGCGTAGCCGGAACGGCAGATCCCGACCTCACCAAGGTCGGGATTGTTGTCTGCGGCAGCCGCCGTTCACCAGCCGCGGAAGCTCATGCGGCGCAGGATCTCGCGGCGGTACTCGGGGGTGTTGCGGGGGGTGCGCTCGCGCGGGTTGGGGAGGAGCGCTGCGAGGCCCGCGGACTGCGTGCGCGTCAGGCGGCGGGCGCTCACGTCGTAGTGCTCCCGCGCCGCCTCGCCCACGCCATAGACGCCGTCGCCCCACTCCACCTCGTTGGCGTACAGCTCCAGGATCCGGTTCTTGCCCAGGATCAGCTCCGCGGCGGGGGTGAGCGCCAGGTCGTACAGCTTGCGCACCGGGTTGCGGCAGGTGCAGCCGAACAGGTTCTTCATCAGCTGCTGCGTGAGCGTGGACGCGCCGCGGAAGCGCACGCCGCCGGCCGCCTCGCGCTGGGCGTTCATCATCTCCTTGAAGTCGAAGCCGCGGTGCTGCCAGAAGCGCCCGTCCTCCGCCGCGACGACGGCGCGGGGCAGGTGGCGAGGCAGCTCCGCGAGGGGCACCCACTCCCGCCGCGCCTCGTACTCGCGCCCGGCGACGAGCGCCTGGATGCGGCGCTCGATGCGCACGCCCGTGGTGGGCGGCGGCACGAAGCGGTAGACGACCAGGAGCAGGACGCAGAACAGGTAGTACGCCAGCAGCCCCCAGAGCACCCACTTCACCACGCGCCACACGCGCGCGCGCCGCGTGCGAGGCGGCGCCGCGGCTTCGGGCGCCGGCGCGCCCGGCCGGGCGGGTGGCTCCCAGAGCAGCGTCGCGTCGGGGTCCTGGTGCACGTGATGGGGCGGCTTCCTGTCGTTCATCGGGTGCTCGTGAAAGGCGTTGCGTCGCGCTGGCGTCGGGAGCCGATG
This genomic window from Longimicrobium sp. contains:
- the mtgA gene encoding monofunctional biosynthetic peptidoglycan transglycosylase, coding for MNDRKPPHHVHQDPDATLLWEPPARPGAPAPEAAAPPRTRRARVWRVVKWVLWGLLAYYLFCVLLLVVYRFVPPPTTGVRIERRIQALVAGREYEARREWVPLAELPRHLPRAVVAAEDGRFWQHRGFDFKEMMNAQREAAGGVRFRGASTLTQQLMKNLFGCTCRNPVRKLYDLALTPAAELILGKNRILELYANEVEWGDGVYGVGEAAREHYDVSARRLTRTQSAGLAALLPNPRERTPRNTPEYRREILRRMSFRGW